A genomic window from Salvelinus namaycush isolate Seneca chromosome 5, SaNama_1.0, whole genome shotgun sequence includes:
- the LOC120047638 gene encoding U11/U12 small nuclear ribonucleoprotein 48 kDa protein-like, giving the protein MCDSPENHQARLRSLEELTEFTENCQRQLNELFETLGWRQDQDNCSVQEPMEVCPYDPNHRVPSRSMERHKATCQLSQIGYSHEEQAEMYDHSLCYENTSITSFTMDKHTQQQVIIQARASAPPIRTEGLYSQSEYSTDPSEVPQNQKRAICDLTVADRLALFDHVTREGIKQKDQAVATNNEDLYVDLVAKLKKGNDQNEHKSHLELMAEMRDYKRRRQSYRAKNVHNTKKSYTEVIREVINVHSVELSSQWKEEERKEEVRESKHGPHRRRSEDRWSASIESRQSHVSSRDGHVSHHKRHISEERRKDPSPEQSQGRSREKERKKKRKRDSCSPDERPHDRKKKKKKKKEEK; this is encoded by the exons ATGTGCGACTCACCAGAAAATCACCAGGCTCGTCTGCGAAGTTTGGAAGAGTTGACGGAGTTCACCGAGAACTGCCAGAGACAACTGAATGAGCTGTTCGAGACGCTGGGATGGAGACAGGACCAGGACAACTGCTCAGTTCAG GAGCCGATGGAGGTGTGCCCCTATGACCCGAACCACAGAGTGCCAAGCAGGAGCATGGAGAGACACAAAGCCACTTGCCAACTCAGCCAGATTGGATACTCCCATGAGGAACAG GCTGAGATGTATGACCACTCTCTGTGTTATGAGAATACCAGCATTACCAGCTTCACAATGG acaaacacacacagcaacaagtGATTATTCAAGCAAGAGCAAGTGCACCGCCAATTAGGACAGAGGGACTGTACAGCCAAA GTGAATACTCCACAGACCCTTCAGAAGTTCCTCAGAACCAGAAGCGAGCTATCTGTGACCTTACTGTGGCAGACCGATTGGCTCTTTTTGATCACGTGACAAGAGAGGGCATCAAACAGAAGGATCAAGCTGTTGCAACCAACAATGAGGACCTTTATGTTGATTTGGTGGCCAAGCTCAAAAAGG GTAACGATCAGAACGAGCACAAGTCTCACCTGGAGCTAATGGCTGAGATGAGGGACTACAAGAGACGGCGGCAGTCTTACAGAGCCAAGAACGTCCACAACACCAAGAAGTCCTACACtgag GTGATTCGGGAGGTGATTAATGTCCACTCTGTTGAACTGTCCAGTCagtggaaagaggaggagaggaaggaagaggttAGAGAGTCCAAACACGGCCCTCACAG GAGAAGGTCTGAGGACAGGTGGTCTGCCTCCATAGAGTCCCGCCAATCTCACGTCAGCTCCAGGGATGGACACGTCTCCCACCACAAACGCCACATCAGTGAAGAGCGCAGAAAAGACCCCAGCCCAGAGCAGAGCCAGGGGCGCAGCCGAGAGAAGGAGCgcaagaagaagagaaagag GGATTCCTGCTCGCCGGATGAGAGACCTCATGATcgaaagaagaaaaagaagaagaaaaaggaagAGAAGTGA
- the zgc:113232 gene encoding collagen alpha-1(I) chain → MGAPRVKVSVISPLLVLLLCILPSHAQDEYSGYHSGDEHTYEGSLVDNYEHSGYPQPEEYPPEPTHSYEEQQTSSGYDPYAPAPTSVSMITEDSYPYTTTTQVRGSQGGKYDPYEESLQAPGGGEASLGEEGPTDCNCEPGEPGFAGFAGPKGARGLQGKDGFPGAQGREGYKGFKGVLGRGGDTGPEGDSGPDGEDGASGFSGAQGLPGLPGDPGETGVLGLKGDIGMEGPRGGVGVTGETGPIGEAGPGGPDGTGGIKGSTGAEGKQGPEGTEGEKGQIGAPGFSGDHGEMGYNGYPGEPGGRGETGHKGDQGPGGMPGSDGEPGEDGPLGVPGVIGFPGEFGQKGARGDRGVRGPPGRVGAGGPQGARGDAGVPGKPGPKGLQAQPGAKGETGPDGEKGGVGRTGVKGEKEDKGSFGARGDKGQQGERGTIGPDGIVGRNGPPGIPGSRGEPGPGGDLGVKGGSGPKGVPGAPGPGLTDEQVLQLCKGVVTAQISQYAASIRAKCSQGCPINNRTLIGPPGTRGPTGESGKPGKAGKAGVIGGRGIQGDTGVDGQKGAEGERGTKGLKGKGGEPGKGLPGHDGHQGLRGLPGHPAEPKNGMAGPRGPRGFTGALGQPGMAGNAGVPGFCEARDCSIHAPVMRKEQGLVKGPRDLSPKI, encoded by the exons ATGGGAGCCCCCAGGGTGAAG GTGTCCGTTATCTCGCCGCTGCTCGTGCTCCTATTGTGCATCCTCCCCTCCCACGCGCAGGACGAGTACTCTGGTTACCACTCAG GTGATGAACACACCTATGAGGGCTCCTTGGTCGACAACTATGAGCATTCAGGATACCCACAACCAG AGGAATACCCACCGGAGCCCACTCACAGTTATGAGGAGCAGCAAACCTCATCTGGATATGACCCCTATGCACCAGCCCCCACCAGTGTGAGCATGATCACAGAGGACTCCtacccctacaccaccaccacacaggtGAGGGGAAGTCAAGGGGGAAAGTAT GATCCCTACGAAGAGTCGCTCCAGGCCCCTGGTGGTGGGGAGGCTTCTCTGGGGGAGGAGGGGCCAACAGACTGTAACTGTGAGCCTGGAGAGCCAGGGTTCGCTGGGTTTGCAGGGCCCAAG GGAGCCAGAGGACTGCAAGGTAAAGATGGCTTCCCTGGGGCTCAGGGACGGGAG GGGTACAAAGGATTCAAAGGAGTTctaggaagaggaggagacacaggGCCTGAG GGTGACTCCGGGCCTGATGGGGAGGACGGTGCCTCTGGTTTCTCTGGAGCCCAG GGCTTGCCTGGTCTTCCTGGAGATCCAGGTGAGACAGGGGTGCTAGGACTGAAG GGTGACATCGGTATGGAGGGGCCACGCGGAGGAGTGGGGGTAACGGGTGAAACT GGTCCAATTGGTGAGGCAGGGCCTGGTGGGCCTGATGGAACTGGAGGTATCAAG GGATCAACTGGAGCAGAAGGGAAACAGGGTCCTGAGGGAACAGAAGGGGAAAAG GGTCAGATTGGAGCACCTGGATTCTCAGGAGACCATGGGGAGATGGGCTATAAT GGGTATCCTGGAGAGCcaggaggcagaggagagacTGGTCACAAG gGTGACCAAGGCCCAGGGGGCATGCCAGGCAGTGATGGGGAGCCTGGAGAGGAT GGTCCTCTTGGAGTTCCTGGGGTGATCGGCTTTCCTGGAGAGTTTGGACAAAAG GGCGCGAGAGGGGATCGTGGTGTGAGGGGACCTCCTGGGAGAGTAGGAGCTGGG GGGCCTCAAGGAGCGAGAGGAGATGCAGGAGTTCCAGGGAAACCAGGACCTAAAGGCCTGCAAGCCCAGCCT GGAGCCAAAGGGGAGACAGGACCTGATGGTGAGAAG GGCGGGGTTGGAAGAACTGGtgtgaagggagagaaagaggacaag GGAAGTTTTGGAGCACGTGGTGACAAAGGACAG CAAGGGGAGAGAGGTACCATCGGCCCTGATGGCATTGTTGGACGAAATGGACCCCCCGGCATCCCAGGCTCCAGAGGAGAGCCAGGTCCAGGCGGTGACCTGGGCGTCAAAGGTGGCTCTGGACCTAAAGGAGTGCCAGGTGCCCCT GGCCCTGGGCTGACAGATGAGCAGGTATTGCAGCTGTGTAAAGGAGTGGTGACAGCTCAGATCTCCCAGTATGCAGCTTCCATCCGGGCCAAGTGTTCCCAAGGCTGCCCTATCAACAACCGCACACTTATTGGGCCGCCCGGAACCAGGGGACCAACTGGAGAATCAGGCAAACCC ggtAAAGCGGGCAAAGCTGGAGTCATAGGAGGCAGGGGCATCCAAGGGGACACGGGAGTGGATGGTCAGAAGGGGGCAGAGGGTGAAAGAG GAACAAAAGgtctgaaaggaaaggggggtgAGCCTGGTAAAGGTCTGCCAGGACACGATGGGCATCAAGGCCTCAGAG GGCTGCCAGGACACCCAGCAGAGCCAAAGAACGGTATGGCAGGTCCCAGAGGGCCCCGTGGTTTCACAGGCGCTTTGGGCCAGCCTGGCATGGCAGGCAACGCAGGAGTGCCTGGCTTCTGTGAGGCACGGGACTGCAGCATTCACGCGCCTGTGATGCGCAAGGAGCAGGGCCTAGTGAAGGGACCCCGTGATCTAAGCCCCAAGATTTAA